A stretch of candidate division KSB1 bacterium DNA encodes these proteins:
- a CDS encoding iron-sulfur cluster assembly scaffold protein, translating to MEQSDSVYNQKILDHFLHPRNVGEIANANGYARIGDPTCGDFIKVWLRIENETIVDFKYKVFGCWGAISTTSVVSELAIGKSIREATKITDDDVVTALGGIPENKQHCSLLGVQGLRAALADFILKDNHRKYVARLEQYRSLGYDIAAIRDKMASLLSDLSNGAKILDVGCGKGHLALAIARSGRSCTSIDISDDEIYYARLNAIYFNLDDRIDFQLQDARQMKFESQSFDAVVSAALFHHLIHPEMVLNEMLRVCKSPGKIIISDLNEQGQQAVATLHRQEGKEHVMLGWSIEEIKNWFEGKGFRPVAIEESGETIVWVDV from the coding sequence ATGGAACAATCCGACTCAGTTTATAACCAAAAAATTTTAGATCACTTTCTCCATCCCCGCAATGTGGGTGAAATTGCAAATGCCAATGGCTATGCCAGGATCGGCGATCCCACCTGCGGGGATTTTATCAAAGTGTGGCTGCGCATTGAAAACGAAACCATTGTCGATTTCAAATATAAAGTCTTCGGCTGCTGGGGAGCGATCTCTACGACCAGCGTGGTGTCGGAACTGGCGATTGGGAAATCGATCAGGGAAGCCACCAAAATCACTGATGACGATGTGGTCACTGCGCTCGGTGGTATTCCTGAGAACAAGCAGCACTGTTCGCTGTTGGGCGTTCAGGGCTTGCGAGCGGCGCTGGCAGATTTTATTTTGAAGGATAACCACCGCAAATATGTGGCTCGATTGGAGCAATATCGGTCGCTGGGCTACGACATTGCAGCGATCAGGGATAAAATGGCCAGCCTGCTGTCCGATCTTTCCAACGGCGCCAAAATTCTGGACGTGGGTTGCGGCAAAGGACATCTGGCGCTGGCCATTGCCCGCTCGGGCCGAAGCTGCACCTCCATCGATATTTCTGATGATGAAATTTATTATGCCAGATTGAATGCGATCTATTTCAATCTGGATGATCGCATCGATTTTCAGTTGCAGGATGCCCGTCAGATGAAATTCGAGTCCCAGTCCTTCGATGCGGTGGTCTCAGCGGCGCTGTTTCATCATCTCATCCATCCCGAAATGGTGCTGAACGAGATGCTGCGGGTGTGCAAATCGCCTGGGAAAATAATCATCTCTGATTTGAATGAGCAGGGACAGCAGGCAGTGGCAACGCTGCATCGACAGGAGGGCAAGGAGCATGTCATGCTCGGCTGGTCGATTGAAGAAATTAAGAATTGGTTCGAGGGCAAAGGATTTCGGCCTGTGGCAATTGAAGAAAGTGGGGAGACGATTGTTTGGGTGGATGTTTGA
- a CDS encoding DUF4405 domain-containing protein: MKLQFKFRGFTSLLMFFSFLISLVSGIVLYFPPQGRVANWTHWTFWGLDKETWGALHINSSLVFFIIAILHLYYNWKILWMYIKKKAEMAINLKLELGIAAVVAIFIVLATLYNLQPFATIIKWNNDIKNYWSTRAEAEPPIPHAEDLTVTQFCEQLNIPLEKFERQMNQQGWQFDASSDKISDIAKRYGVSPAAIYKLLKTPEQTSSQHGTSGWGRKTLQQVCDELNLNVDDAIKKLEANGVTATKDDLLKALADQYGMRPLDIVNLINQN; this comes from the coding sequence ATGAAGCTGCAATTCAAATTCCGAGGATTTACTTCGCTGTTGATGTTTTTTTCGTTTCTGATTTCATTGGTTTCGGGGATCGTGCTGTATTTCCCGCCGCAAGGCAGGGTTGCCAACTGGACGCACTGGACGTTCTGGGGGCTGGATAAAGAGACCTGGGGCGCCCTGCATATCAACTCGTCGCTGGTCTTTTTTATCATTGCGATTTTGCATCTGTACTATAATTGGAAAATTTTATGGATGTACATCAAGAAAAAAGCCGAAATGGCAATCAACCTAAAGTTAGAATTGGGCATTGCGGCTGTGGTGGCGATCTTTATTGTCCTGGCAACGCTTTATAATCTGCAGCCATTCGCCACGATTATCAAGTGGAACAATGATATAAAAAATTATTGGTCGACCAGGGCCGAGGCTGAGCCGCCGATCCCCCATGCCGAAGACCTGACGGTAACCCAATTTTGTGAGCAGTTGAATATTCCTCTGGAAAAATTTGAACGACAGATGAACCAACAGGGCTGGCAATTCGATGCCTCGAGCGACAAGATCAGCGACATCGCCAAGCGGTACGGCGTCAGTCCTGCGGCGATCTATAAGCTGCTCAAGACGCCCGAGCAAACCAGCTCGCAACATGGCACCAGCGGCTGGGGCAGAAAAACGCTGCAGCAGGTGTGCGATGAATTGAATCTGAATGTGGATGACGCCATTAAAAAACTGGAGGCAAATGGGGTGACGGCAACGAAGGATGATCTACTGAAGGCGCTGGCAGACCAGTATGGGATGAGACCGCTGGATATTGTGAATTTGATTAACCAGAATTAA